A genome region from Triticum aestivum cultivar Chinese Spring chromosome 2B, IWGSC CS RefSeq v2.1, whole genome shotgun sequence includes the following:
- the LOC123040953 gene encoding uncharacterized protein, which translates to MEVPVRRDVIMLRRVYGEDAATASVVRSLLAPVANQLSGSGDTSDLHRRLVLVQLRSLKGPEDVRAAFDGVEAVALCILLMRAVVVFETEAGAARALQEPAKEAIGPCTAVPSLDLAAGCHFIPYKIIEVSAPAGASGVPPPPEPSMEDRARAFQEMCELKPMIDYDGPAEWKTCRPGMTTITQFAPSADSLVHGPTLGGGGYLWMDGNMVTYYHAEPGKPCGSEFNNVSIRVKQEETHPTKIRVTPLEPLVYVNQFGHLFCVTPTEGSR; encoded by the exons ATGGAGGTCCCGGTACGAAGGGACGTGATAATGCTTCGCCGCGTCTACGGCGAAGACGCCGCCACGGCAAGCGTGGTACGCAGCCTCCTCGCCCCGGTCGCGAACCAGCTCTCCGGGTCCGGGGACACCTCCGATCTCCACCGCCGCCTCGTCCTGGTCCAACTCCGCTCGTTGAAAGGCCCAGAGGACGTGCGCGCCGCGTTCGACGGCGTCGAGGCAGTCGCGCTCTGTATCCTCCTGATGAGGGCGGTGGTCGTCTTCGAGACCGAAGCCGGCGCCGCACGCGCGCTGCAGGAGCCCGCCAAGGAGGCGATCGGACCGTGCACGGCGGTCCCGTCTCTAGACTTGGCCGCCGGATGCCATTTCATCCCCTACAAAATAATCGAG GTGTCGGCTCCCGCGGGGGCATCcggcgtgccgccgccgccggagccaagCATGGAGGATCGCGCTCGGGCGTTTCAGGAGATGTGTGAGCTGAAGCCGATGATCGACTACGATGGCCCAGCTGAGTGGAAGACCTGTAGGCCTGGCATGACGACCATCACGCAGTTCGCGCCGTCGGCGGATTCGTTGGTCCACGGCCCGACGCTTGGAGGCGGCGGCTATCTGTGGATGGATGGCAATATGGTCACGTACTACCATGCGGAGCCCGGCAAGCCGTGCGGCAGCGAATTCAATAATGTGTCGATACGGGTCAAGCAAGAAGAAACACACCCAACCAAGATACGTGTCACGCCTCTCGAACCGCTCGTTTACGTTAATCAGTTCGGGCACCTATTTTGTGTTACTCCGACGGAAGGATCAAGGTAG